The Hymenobacter sp. DG25A nucleotide sequence TCAGACCTACCACGAAACCGGGAGTGTCTTTGTCTACGATGAGGGCATTGATACCGCGGTGCTTCAACTCCGGGTTGGTCTGGGCAATAACCAGGTACACCGAGGCGGAGGAGCCGTTGGTAATCCAGTTTTTGGTGCCGTTCAGCAGGTAATGGTCGCCCATGTCCTCGGCGGTGGTGCGCTGCATGGTGGCATCGGAGCCGGCTTCGGGCTCCGAGAGGCAGAAAGCGCCAATGATTTCGCCGGACGTGAGGCGGGGCAGGTATTTCTGCTTTTGCTCCTCAGTACCGTACTTCTCTAGGCCCCAGCACACCAGCGAGTTGTTCACCGACATGATAACGGAACAGGAGGCATCGACCTTGGAAATTTCTTCCATGGCCAGCACGTAGGAAACCGTGTCCATGCCACCGCCACCGTACTCGGGGCTTACCATCATACCCATGAAGCCCAGCTCGCCCATCTTTTTGATTTGCTCGGCGGGGAATTTTTGGTGCTCGTCGCGCTCAATTACGCCGGCCCAGAGTTCATTTTGGGCAAAGTCGCGGGCGGCAGCCTGAACGGCAAGTTGTTCTTCGGTGAGCTGGAAATCCATGCGGTAAGACTTGGGTGAGGAAGG carries:
- a CDS encoding acyl-CoA dehydrogenase — translated: MDFQLTEEQLAVQAAARDFAQNELWAGVIERDEHQKFPAEQIKKMGELGFMGMMVSPEYGGGGMDTVSYVLAMEEISKVDASCSVIMSVNNSLVCWGLEKYGTEEQKQKYLPRLTSGEIIGAFCLSEPEAGSDATMQRTTAEDMGDHYLLNGTKNWITNGSSASVYLVIAQTNPELKHRGINALIVDKDTPGFVVGLKENKLGIRGSDTHSLMFTDVKVPKENRIGEDGFGFKFAMQVLAGGRIGIAAQALGIASGAYELSLKYSKERKSFGVPISQHQAIQFKLADMATNIDAARLLCLQAAHDKDAHQDYAKSGAMAKLFASKVAMDTAVEAVQVHGGYGFVKEFHVERMMRDAKITQIYEGTSEIQKIVISREILK